The Ipomoea triloba cultivar NCNSP0323 chromosome 4, ASM357664v1 DNA segment CAAAATGGGGCGGGCAGAGTAATAAAATTGGAACATTCATTTTGGCGTGAAAGAAGATAGTAATAATTACCTCGTTGAGAGCCACAGGGACGACTCTAGAGCCTTTGCGCATAGAAGGGTCAATGGAGGTCATTTGGTTAAGTAGAGCCGTGGCATCGGCTTCACTGAGGCAAAAAAGGCCGAGACTTGTTTCGCTTCTGACAGGAGAAACTAACACAAATTCTTCGCCAGGACTGGTGAGGGCGTAGACCGGTACTCCGGCCAATCGCTCCTTAATTGCCGCCGAAGACATAGCATCGTTCCCCCGAGTGGACCGACCGGTAGCCGAAGAGGCGGCGGCGGTGTTGAGAATGTTATTGAAGTTGGAAACACGGGCCCATGCTGGGGATTCGGAAGAGGAAGGAGAAGGGGGTTTTGGAAGGGCGTTTTGGAGGAAATTGGAGACGTTGGCTTGGAGGGAAGTGAAGGCTTGCTGGAGAAAGAGGTGAGGAGTTTGGGgcggtgaagaagaagaagaagaagaattggtGAGTGGCTGTTTGGGTTTGTTGAAGAAATTCATGGTGTTCTTCTCCCACTACACTGTTACTCTGCTACTGCCTACTGCTAAAGGGAGGGTTTTCGGGGGGTTTTTGGTTTTGGGAGAGTGGTGGCGCCGTGGCGGAGGgaattttggaaaatgattatTATTTCCAAAAATACATAATCTACAAATCAAAATactttggctaaagtgtcattccgcaccatgaactatattgaattattcatgccgcatcttgaactttcataacgtccatttcgatacacaaaccattaatttttttttttcatctagcatttttatgatgacatggcacatgtaattagcttatgtggattttttttagtcaacccaaaatttttaagtaaaccccaaaaatcaacGCCTCACGCTGCCCCTCCCCTCTGCCTTCAGTCGGACGagtgctcactagaccaaatcaccacagcCCCTCCACAATCCACTGCTCCTCCCCTCGCTTGTGGCGGCGTGCGCTGAGTTCATTGACGACCTGCCTAGGGGTGACCGCGGTTTGTTTCGGTTCCGAACTGTCAGTTCACGGTTCCAAGGTTACACAAACCAGAACCTCCGGTTACGATTCaaccgaaatttttttttagtatatataatcatatataatatgttttgttattataaaaaccatattataaatttattattattattattattattttggctactgccactagctaaatgcctaaatataagaaattttattattattattattattattttacggtTCCGGTACCGGTTGTTGGGCTGGaaaaggtttagaagaaaacaaaaaaaaaaatcaaaaaaaaaaagaagaagaaaacataaaaaaagtcaaagtcagcatagattacctataacttgtaagtaacctgtaaaaattgctagataaaaaaaattaatggtttgtgtatcaaaatagaccttatgaaagttcaaggtgcgacatgaataatccaatGTAGTTCATGGTGGCCGATGACACTTTATTTGCTTCTTTTAGAATTTATCCTTTATCATATTTTACGGATATACTTTGGTAGTTTGGTTAaccattttttaattcaaattatgtacACCGTATCATtactttttgtaatatttaatttagcaTTACTTATCAAAaacaaattacattaaaaaagtactatcaaatatttttaaatttttgaatctGAAAATTTATAGGttaaaaagtatagatgaacagatactacaatgtaatatgatCAGTTGTAttcgaaaaaaaattaaaattttgaatctaattttttttttttaaatgctaaaGTAAAGAAGCACTAGCTTTTAGCCAGAAATTTCgtttgagttatttatttattaaaagtattatttaggAAAAAATGACGGGCTTAGTTTAGGAATCGCACGGATATTCACCCAAATCTACCctattttgagattttttttttctttttgacatAGTGGGTGATTGGGTGGTGGGTCTtagaaaattaaacatgttgTAAGTCAGGTTGAATTCAAATTCTATTCGCCTATaacatttgttaattttttactatttttatttttaagttaattttttaaaaattaataatttggttattatatatgattatttctattattttatgtgttcaatataactaatgaattttattatgtatacataattatttttttaaaaaactaataAGATAATAAATAGTAGGTACCCATAGTGGACACCAGGTGCAGGACTGGGTTTTGAAAAAATCCACCTAAGGGCTATTACCTCCCAAAAGTACTATTCATGGAAATAAGAGAGTTTTCCTAACAACAAAATCCAAAAATGTCAAAGTTTAAACCAAAAAGGTTTTtgttcataatattttgttGTCAAGAATGGGAAAATAAAAGGGAAAGAAATGCTTTACCAATTCACATAATAAGTTACCATATTTCTATAGATCAACAATATAGTTAGTAAAATAGATGAGATAGGGAGGGGCAATCAGTGAACATAAAGGTTACCATTTTTCGCTCTATAAGATGAGAACTCCTCTAAGTCCTAACATAATACAGTCTATACCAAGGCAGTTACTGAGCAAATGCAACTAGCAGAATGGACGAAAAGAAGCCTGCCTGCCTGTGATGAACCATCACAGAAAAAGTTCGCTTGTGCAAGAAATTTAAGTAAGAATACTAATGGTTCAGAATATGGCCTACAATGTAGTTCTTTTTACAGTCTCTAGGTTTCCTCAGAAAAGCAGCTGATGTGAAAAGCCCGATTAGAATCCCCATTCTTATCCTCTGTTGAGGAAGTTTTTGATAAAACCTTAGCAGCAGAAAAATTTCGGTAAGAGCGATTCACTGGAGGTAGCAATAATGCAGACTGTTTATCCATCAACAGAAGACGGCCGCATTTGCTGCACAGAAATTTCAAGATTCTCATTGAGGCAAAGTATGCAATGGTGAGTACAAGTGAGGAATAGAAGTTTACCTGCAAACCTTTGTGAACAAAGACTGGTAACTGTAGATCCACAGCTGccaggaaaaaataaaaacaaaataaaatgaaattgtagatAAAATAATCTTACCAGTTTTGAATTATGTTAATCCCAAAAGAAGTGCAAAGATCCAAGTATTAGGCAATGGAAGGAGCATACCAACAATGAACATAAAGCTGTTTCTGCATTCACACCAGTAAAATGCTGTAAAGCAATACCAGCATGCTCCTGCAAAAGGTATAAAATTCAATATCAATCCTAGGAAGCTGCTTAACACCTGCCTAAAGCCAATGCTTGTAAATCCCTTCTAACAATAGTggagtaaattttataaatagtaATCAAAGCTGTTACCGTAATGTGCCTATATACTTCATAAACTGAAAGCCCCCTTGCATGTATATAGCTGCCACCCTACAAGTGCAATTTATTACATCAAAAGTGAGCGCAAGATGGAAtgaatgtaaaaataaaaaaaaaaagtagataaATGGGCAGACCTAGCCAAAATACAATACTCAGAAATATGAAAACTACTGCTTTTCAGACAAAATGTATCATGAACCACAGAGCGAATGTTCGTTGCTATACTTTTCAATTCCTTTGAAGTAAATGTTCACAACTAAAATGCCTGCCCCTTGCCTTTGAATTAGATGTTTATTATCACGCTTGTGAATAGCATCTAACAAGGACAATGCATATGAGCCCTACTCACACTACCAACTGTACTTCTTATGTTACAGAAACTTAAATTCACTCACAAAACTCACTACAGTTGTAAATAAGCAGAGGATTTAACAGCAGGAGTTGGGTTTAAATGTATAAATATGTTGAAGATCACTTTAAAAATCATGAAGAAAATTTACTTCAAGAATAATTAGGATGCAAATGTATATGtgataagaaaataaaacaaccTCGTCCGGTGAAAAGAAAGCTACGGCATCAGGGTACACTGAACCAGCAGGATGTACTGATAAAATAGCTCTGAATACAGAGGGAATCAACAACTCAATCACAGTAATCTTTTCTCTAGCAGCATTGTCATTTGATCCCGATCTTAAGTTATTTCTAATATGAAAGTTGTGATCTTTCAGGGATTCAACAGAATTTTGGTTGACAGAGGATGGCAAAGAGGAAGCCCGCTTTAACCAATCCAAACGCTGGTAAGTGAAAGCTTTCATGTTTGGAATTACTTTATCCAGATGCGTCAAAATATCAGATACTGTTCTTAGGCCACTTATATCATCTTGATCACTCACTACTGGATTACAGATTTTCTTCATTGGTGATCCCTCCTCACAAGTATCAAGGTGAGGGAAAAACCGCCTTTTCTGATCAGTAAATGCTTTTAGAGCTAACCTACAACACATTTAGAAAGAAAGATTATTCATCTCAACAATATCAAAAGAAAGAGGATAAAAAGCAGCAAAACTGCACCATGCAGATACAGAgaacagaatgtttgcccatccACAGAAAATTTCATCCATAGGCAAGAAGTCCTTCTGTCAGACAGTCGGAGGAAAACCATACCTGATGGTCAGATCTAAAGCcttcatttactattcatttatTCAAAACCCCCTCTACAACATATTTTGGCTACCACTACTTCTTTGTTATATTTCCTCAATGATCTCGTGGAAGAGGGAATACAAGGAGTAACTGTGTAAGTAATTATCTTTGTCAGTTGACTCCAGTTAGGTATGTTATAAGGAAAAATTCGTACAGTGTCAACAATCTCCTTATGCATGATTTGGTAGATCTTTCCAGATTTAGTTTAAACTATATGTTCTTCAGTCATACACATAAAGTTGTATTATAATACAGAAAGTTTAAGCTGATAGCCTGATACAATAGTTGTTATAAGAAAGAGATATAAGCTTAAACTAGATTAAATAAGTTGATACATAATTCTAATCACAAATCCAAATGCTATATCACTTGGTGAAAAGCAACCCATGATATATCATTCATATAAGACATGGATGCTACAATATCGTGATTGCACGCCTCATTATGCCCCACAGAAAGAAAGTTGCAGCTGTAAGGTCCAGCTAGAATAATTGGTGAAAACTAATGAACTAATTGTATACTGCCACATGACAATCTAACTGTGACAAACTCACAATGTCCAATCTAGAATGTTGCAGTCAACATAAACTTGGCATATCTAATCTAACCAGAAACTATCCCcagatatattttattttattttattttttaaaggcCAATGTTATGTGGAAACAAGAAAAAGGTTCCAAAATTTTTTCCAAATATACCTGGTCCTATCAACTGCAGAAGCACCAGCTTGACCAGCAAGTTGACGCTTCCATGCGTAAGCCACAACAGCACCATCTGGACAAACAAGTGGCATGTGGAGGCCCCATGAATTACTTCGGGAACGAAGTGCATCAGTGAGGACACCTGAATCTTCCAACTGTCTGCCTAACAAGACAACACAAATATTATACTTGATGACCTGTTAACACAGAATAATTTCATAAAACGAGGAAGGTGAGAGGAAGAGAATAAATTTTATAACAGGATTGATGGCAATATTCCAAGGCATGATCTATAATAGTTCACAAGAGTCGAGGATCTGGTCAACATAAGCCTTTTTTCATGAAGTAAATGCAAGCCCTAATCTACAAAGAAGACTGTAAGGCAAAAGATGCTAAACAAGGTGGCACCCACATAATCCAATATTTTGCAACAAgacaaacaaaatattattcatgCAATGGCTGCAACAAGTGAATTATGCAGGGAATTGAATCAACACAGAGGTGATATCCAATTCTCAGTGACACTCCTATTGGGTACAACAAGCCATTTACATAATTACCTCCCTAATGAGCAGGAATGAGCATGATTTCCTCTTCAACCAAAGAGGCTCTTAGATCTAAACAAGATGGTTAAACCTTGCTAGCTTTATTTGCTAATCATTATTTCTAATGAAActtcctttaattttttattgtcaAGCCTCATTTGACATCCAAGCATCTCTCATTTTGCACAACCAAGGTTTTAAAAGGCAGAGGCGTGCCTCGAGGCGTTTTGTAATGCTAAGGCAAGGTGTAAGcctcaatttttatcaaaaatatattaataaccTATACATATTGTTCATAAAATACAACATAAGATCTCCTTGGAGCATTGGGAGTAGTTCTTTTCTTCGAATGGTTCACCATGTTTAGATATAATCAACCTACAAAGAATTAATaaggtaaaaaattaatattaaaaaaaaatctgtatAAAAAAATTGCCAAGTGTCCAGTATCTATGAagccactatatatatatatatacacacacacacacacacacacacacactaatagGCAAAGGAGATTATGCTGAGggaagagaagaaaagaaaaacaagaaaaaaaaaaaaaaaaaaaaNNNNNNNNNNNNNNNNNNNNNNNNNNNNNNNNNNNNNNNNNNNNNNNNNNNNNNNNNNNNNNNNNNNNNNNNNNNNNNNNNNNNNNNNNNNNNNNNNNNNNNNNNNNNNNNNNNNNNNNNNNNNNNNNNNNNNNNNNNNNNNNNNNNNNNNNNNNNNNNNNNNNNNNNNNNNNNNNNNNNNNNNNNNNNNNNNNNNNNNNNNNNNNNNNNNNNNNNNNNNNNNNNNNNNNNNNNNNNNNNNNNNNNNNNNNNNNNNNNNNNNNNNNNNNNNNNNNNNNNNNNNNNNNNNNNNNNNNNNNNNNNNNNNNNNNNNNNNNNNNNNNNNNNNNNNNNNNNNNNNNNNNNNNNNNNNNNNNNNNNNNNNNNNNNNNNNNNNNNNNNNNNNNNNNNNNNNNNNNNNNNNNNNNNNNNNNNNNNNNNNNNNNNNNNNNNNNNNNNNNNNNNNNNNNNNNNNNNNNNNNNNNNNNNNNNNNNNNNNNNNNNNNNNNNNNNNNNNNNNNNNNNNNNNNNNNNNNNNNNNNNNNNNNNNNNNNNNNNNNNNNNNNNNNNNNNNNNNNNNNNNNNNNNNNNNNNNNNNNNNNNNNNNNNNNNNNNNNNNNNNNNNNNNNNNNNNNNNNNNNNNNNNNNNNNNNNNNNNNNNNNNNNNNNNNNNNNNNNNNNNNNNNNNNNNNNNNNNNNNNNNNNNNNNNNNNNNNNNNNNNNNNNNNNNNNNNNNNNNNNNNNNNNNNNNNNNNNNNNNNNNNNNNNNNNNNNNNNNNNNNNNNNNNNNNNNNNNNNNNNNNNNNNNNNNNNNNNNNNNNNNNNNNNNNNNNNNNNNNNNNNNNNNNNNNNNNNNNNNNNNNNNNNNNNNNNNNNNNNNNNNNNNNNNNNNNNNNNNNNNNNNNNNNNNNNNNNNNNNNNNNNNNNNNNNNNNNNNNNNNNNNNNNNNNNNNNNNNNNNNNNNNNNNNNNNNNNNNNNNNNNNNNNNNNNNNNNNNNNNNNNNNNNNNNNNNNNNNNNNNNNNNNNNNNNNNNNNNNNNNNNNNNNNNNNNNNNNNNagaaaaaaaaaaaaaaaaaaaacaacgaaAAGAGAAAAAGGTGTACCTGGTAGTTCGCCATTGCCCGTCGGAGCTGGGAGGTCGCCGTCGTCACCTGGAGGTCAGACTTCACAGTAGCGTGTCACGAGTTCTTCGGTCTTCACAAGTCGGTTTCTTCCCAGAtcaatttgtttttcttctaATACTACTCTAATTAGATGGACTTCGCCTGCTGCGCCTCAAAAACATGTTGAGGTGCATGAAAGGCGAACGCCTCATCCAGCTGAGGTGTACGCCTCTACTTCAGCCTAAGAGGCGTACGCCTCAGTACCTTTCCCTTACGCCTCACTTTGAGGCGCGCCTCAAAACTGCCTTTTTAAACATTGCACACAACTGATCATTTCCTTGCAAGATGTATCGtaactcaaaattaaaaaatttgctaTAGAAATTTCACGTGTAATTAATTGCCCACTAAATGTCTGACATCTTCCAAAGAGAGACTTAACAGAAAGAATTTCCCTAAAACAAATGCTGAAAATTGCTTAAGTGCCAGTGGTTGAGGTCTGAATTTATGAATTCTTGTTTCAGCGTTAATCAACTTATTAACATACTgccaaatcaaaattttatcaacataatcACACTGGGCACTTATTAGAAAGACAATATTCACTGCTTGCAAGCGTATCTAGACAATATTAAATATAGGCATTGGAAAATGCAAAAAAGAATATACATCCCATTTCAATGAGGTGGATTAGTTTCCAATTCTTTCAGCCATTAACATCTCTCAAGATTTCACAAAACCTTTACACTTGTATTTTAGCTTTTCAATAAAATCTTAGCTCCTGAGTTAAGTagttgttctttttgtttttttagtaccTTTATTAGTTCAAAAGTACTATACCTCTCTTGCCCTTATACAACTGGTATTCAAGCTCTTATATATTTCCAACTTTAGCTGTGGCTTATATAGGTGAAGACATGCTATATACCATCCTCTTTGAAGCTGTAGCATTTGAGTATATACTAAACTAAGCAACCATTACAGCATGCATGTGTATGGACTATGGAAAAGCAGAGCAATGCATAACAGTTCAATTGAAGTCCAAGAAATATAATATAGGGtgcaaaaatatttaaattgatagaatagCAAGTAAAttgaaatcgaaaaaaaaagaaaaagaaaaagatagatCTGAAAGGCAAAGCTAGTGAGCGAGTTAGATACCAATGGTGCGGAGGTCTTGCAGGTGTTGGCGCATGGAGGCTTCTTCTTTGAGGATCAAATTCGCTGGTTTGGCTGAGTGCTGAGGGTGAGCGGCCACGAATAGGGCTTCGAGGAGGCGGTCCGCCCCGAGTCTGATGTCAGCGATCAGTCGACCGGCCTGCCCTAGCCGCTCCAGGGCCATGGCCACCTGCTTGGGCGGTGCGTCTGTCGTCGAGCTATTGGattccggcggcggcggcggcgacgaaACAGTCGGAAGCGCCGCGGTCACAGTAGCTTGTTGCATTTCGATTGTAGTGTGTGTGCGTTTAGGGGAGGAGAATCGGTCGCCACTACTGCGAAGCTTCTATTCAGAGAGAAAGTGAGGTGCCAAAGTCGCCGAAGAATCAAGAATGTACACCGTAGTGACTGTACAGTAATAAATATTGAGTTGAGGCCCTTAATCCAATAATCAATCAATTGGAGTTCTTTGTCTCTCTCCTCGATCACAgaaaattgaactaaaaaattTATAGGGAAAACCACGTTTTTAGCCCtgaattatttcacttttaaaattttgatccTTATTTAGTctgttaattatttattatgttgtaattttaacccttgttatataattatcaaattttattagtaaaatcttttttatgagattatttttatcatttataatCAATATTCATGTTTAAAGTTTTACTGTCTAtgtaaaaacattatttttaaggTAATTTAGTCTGTATATGAGACTGTTTCGAATCTTTGTTGAGTCGAATCAGATCAACAtgaaaatgtcatacttataaaattaaatgtaatactaggaataaaatatttactttatatatatatatatatacattttaaattgCACTATACAAcaattcttttgttttggtaaTTCTATAGGGTATTTCTCCTACCATATCGTCATTTTAAATTGCACTACACAAcaattcttttgttttggtaaTTCTATAGGGTATTTCTCCTACCatatcgtcacttgtgggaatcgaactcAGGTTCTCCCGAAACTCTTTTCCACAAAGAGAACTCATTTGTCACTTAAACTACCCCATTGTATTTACTACACAGTAATTAGTTTACCATAACGGTGGCCCTTTTTtccattaagggtgtgtttggaagcccggaaaatgatttccgaaaatcattttccaggctttgggtgtttggcaagcatgggaaaacccagtcaacggaaaatgatttccgttgactggggaaaacaaagccattttggcggaaaatgacttccgccaaatttgggcgaaagtcattttccgtcCCAAAGGAAAATGGGATGGATGCCCAGTATCGAGTCCGGCGAATCCTCTCTCAgtccggcggactggtttccgccggaaaccagagcagcgatgcatgttttcttctttattcttttttttttaattattattactttatttagttatttatttattttatttataataaatattattagtttatatatctttatattttaaataaaataataaaaatatataaatgtacatttctactcattttccggaaaatgagccaaatacacaaaggctatgtttggcaaacctagctgaaaagtagctgaaagctgaaaagtagctgaaaactgaaaagctataagctcgaagctgaaatatgaagagctgttaaactagctgttatgcttaaaagtgtttggtaaaattagctttttgataagctgataaatgtaaaaagactaaaaagggcataTTCAtacaatttgaataattttaaatttaaataggtttgtttatatattaaaatataaaatagtgaaatcaatatatttaataaaatataaagtaagaacatatatttgaaaacatataaagtaaaacaaaatgtttataattcataagattagttcatacaaaaattaatgttcaaacacaaatgtcaaattgaaattacaaccaaacatattgaagagaaaaagccaaaaaggtttagccaaaaaggttttaattggaaagggtaaaggatgtcatttctttaaaataataaggttaaaaatggaaaaaaagttaggaagctactagcttattttgaaacgctaccttaagtagcgttcaaaaataagctcttattttaagctactagcttattttaggaacatcaccaaacagagcttatagcttattagtagcttaaaataagctataagctcctaaataagctctgccaaacagagtcaaagacagttttccagaatgcaaccaaacacgggaaatcaaactgttttccggaaaaatgactcattttccagaaaacattttccagaagtcattttcctgctttccaaacacaccctaaaagaaataatgtcattttggaccatgatctagTAGATACACGAGTGCTATTCGTTATTGCCATTGTTTATAATTGGTTAAACTATAGCTAATGGATACTCTGCATTATTTTTGGTCCAGATGCAAACTGCAAATAAAACACCACAAGATATGTGGTCATATAGAGAGGGGCTGTATGCCTGTATAGATGTTcctttataaataatatacaaaagatgcaaaaaatttaaacaaccGATCCAAGATATCCTGACCTGCAAGCCCTTTTGCCACTGAgctaaaatatattcaaataatcaaattcaaTACAAAATTGATACTAAGTAATCACTTCACTGCTACCAAaatagaaacaaaaagaaaaggacaaaaaaaacgCTATCTTCTCATTTCAACGTTCTTTGGGTGAACCCCGCTCTTCTTTCCAAAAACTCGAATCAACTATATCACCTCTGCTCCTTATTTTTCAAAGGAAGCGAGTATATGTTCCTAAACCTCTGAAGAATGTTAATGATGTCCTATAGTCTATATAATTTTGGATCTGACCTCTTTTATGAGTTTTATCATATGAATGGCTGAGAGTGAGTTCTGTAGAGAATAAAAAGCTGGCTTGTAGGGGAGATGATGAGAACTCACTAGGATTTTACAAAACAAACTGACATGATGACGGTGCAAGATCGATCTCTTTATCTCTGCTTACGAAGATTGAACTGCTAGCCGCTGAAGATGTTCGAAGAATACTTGAAGACTCACATCATCAGTAAAGATGACATCTGTTCCGGCTGACATATCATGTGCACTGTTGTATGTGGCCGATGGATTCAGCTTTGCCAACAAAAACCTTGCCTGTTGAACATTGcaaaaaacataattatgttccatacacacacacacacacacacacacacacacacacatgcataagCAATCACGGTCCATATATGCAGAGCCATTGTTCATCAGGGAGCTACAAATCTACAAACCTAGGCTTCAATCTTTTATCTGACCCAATTTCAACCTTTGAGGTCATCTGTTGTAGCCGGTTCACTTTACATGACAGAGACCAAAACAATTAAGAAACATTTCATCTCAATATCTGTGCTAAAGCTGATAATTGGGGATGGCTTAAATGCTTAATCAATCTGTTGGCAATAACTTTGAGATAGAAAACTAGAACGCAAGCTAAAACACAACTTACCTCCCTTCTTCCTTATTAAGTAACATGGATGCGAGATTAAGATGTCAATCAGTTAGAGAATGCATGCAGATTCTAAAAGTATGGTGAGCCATGCATTAATTATTCTAGAAATCAAGAACTTATTTACTACTCCATCTTTTTATAAAAGGGAACAATGGGATTTGAGACTTCAGTTGCTATAGCGATGGCAATGGTTCCATTACGAATGCAAAAATTGTTGATTCAGAAAAATTAGCAATCATTGCATCGCCAAAAGTGGAGGAGATATATGAATTATCCTACTCCACAGTTAGTAAATGCCACATTTACACTAATTGCAAAAACAACTCGAAAAGGAAATCATTGGGAAGCTCACTTAGACTGTAACTATTACCTGGGAGCCATGCTGATCACACACCACTAATCTCGGAATAGGAAACCGCTCTTGAATTAGTGACTGGGCCTCATCATGTGGAGCTTGCAGTAATTGTGCAAATGCCTGGGAAAGAAATATAAAGTATTAAGACATTGACATCGATGCATTGGCTAAAGTCTAATACCACATCAAAGTAGAGCTAAAGTTAAAAGGCCTGCCAAGAGAAGAGGGGTGGGGGTTTGCATGGAACCTCTTTGAGGATGAAGAAAATTCCACCACATTCTCAAGTTAACAAAGCATTTGTGCGCGTAAATGGACAAGCACTTTAACATTAGAATCTCAAACCAAGTAATTATCATGACAACCTTACAGTTTAATTTACATGCAAGGCAAAATGTATCTGAGTGCAAACTGCAAGACACTAGAATAAACCAACAGAAGTAATTATCATAGTGACCTGACAGTTGAATGTACACACACGAAACATAAAGACAAATTTATGACTGCATACCTCGTGTTCTGGTTGCTTGTGGTAGCCCATATTTCTCCATTGAGCTATTGTCATTCCATGGAATATAACTGTA contains these protein-coding regions:
- the LOC116015434 gene encoding protein TIC 22-like, chloroplastic, which produces MNFFNKPKQPLTNSSSSSSSPPQTPHLFLQQAFTSLQANVSNFLQNALPKPPSPSSSESPAWARVSNFNNILNTAAASSATGRSTRGNDAMSSAAIKERLAGVPVYALTSPGEEFVLVSPVRSETSLGLFCLSEADATALLNQMTSIDPSMRKGSRVVPVALNEVVQLKVDGVAFRLIPEASQVMNAIKERKRNGTSDNETFRGVPVFQSKSLALRSDDKRYRPVFFRKEDLERSLSRASKEQNLLNPTLKGGDIQVSVLEDIIQGMKDSSTSTWNDVVFIPPGFDVSTNPPRG
- the LOC116016953 gene encoding mediator of RNA polymerase II transcription subunit 27 isoform X1, yielding MQQATVTAALPTVSSPPPPPESNSSTTDAPPKQVAMALERLGQAGRLIADIRLGADRLLEALFVAAHPQHSAKPANLILKEEASMRQHLQDLRTIGRQLEDSGVLTDALRSRSNSWGLHMPLVCPDGAVVAYAWKRQLAGQAGASAVDRTRLALKAFTDQKRRFFPHLDTCEEGSPMKKICNPVVSDQDDISGLRTVSDILTHLDKVIPNMKAFTYQRLDWLKRASSLPSSVNQNSVESLKDHNFHIRNNLRSGSNDNAAREKITVIELLIPSVFRAILSVHPAGSVYPDAVAFFSPDEGGSYIHARGLSVYEVYRHITEHAGIALQHFTGVNAETALCSLLLWIYSYQSLFTKVCSKCGRLLLMDKQSALLLPPVNRSYRNFSAAKVLSKTSSTEDKNGDSNRAFHISCFSEET
- the LOC116016953 gene encoding mediator of RNA polymerase II transcription subunit 27 isoform X2; the encoded protein is MQQATVTAALPTVSSPPPPPESNSSTTDAPPKQVAMALERLGQAGRLIADIRLGADRLLEALFVAAHPQHSAKPANLILKEEASMRQHLQDLRTIGRQLEDSGVLTDALRSRSNSWGLHMPLVCPDGAVVAYAWKRQLAGQAGASAVDRTRLALKAFTDQKRRFFPHLDTCEEGSPMKKICNPVVSDQDDISGLRTVSDILTHLDKVIPNMKAFTYQRLDWLKRASSLPSSVNQNSVESLKDHNFHIRNNLRSGSNDNAAREKITVIELLIPSVFRAILSVHPAGSVYPDAVAFFSPDEGGSYIHARGLSVYEVYRHITEHAGIALQHFTGVNAETALCSLLVCSFHCLILGSLHFFWD